The Ornithodoros turicata isolate Travis chromosome 7, ASM3712646v1, whole genome shotgun sequence genome includes a region encoding these proteins:
- the LOC135399972 gene encoding uncharacterized protein LOC135399972 produces the protein MEDDMHRADLEAFSLMCDEVVKSAKQRQMGTAIVEARNEHQCKQAEYRKMLVKAENLTSEIERIRKERTAITEEKKKRDYENMNLHEDLNKLKLEDRNVVETLQSAKEEGGYRATSHLLSQCMSIKLKKCKEKELLGVVVKDSGISTLRLDLSEKNPVVVARYLWEEAS, from the exons ATGGAGGACGATATGCACAGAGCAGATCTCGAAGCTTTCTCGCTGATGTGTGACGAAGTAGTAAAATCAGCAAAGCAACGTCAGATGGGTACTGCAATAGTGG AGGCGAGGAATGAGCACCAGTGCAAACAAGCCGAATATCGCAAGATGCTTGTGAAGGCCGAGAATCTGACGTCTGAAATAGAGAGGATCAGAAAAGAGAGAACAGCTATTacggaagagaagaagaagcgaGACTACGAAAACATGAACCTGCATGAGGATCTTAACAAGCTTAAGCTCGAAGATCGCAACGTTGTCGAGACGCTACAATCCGCAAAAGAAGAGGGAGGATACAG GGCCACAAGCCATCTACTTTCCCAGTGCATGAGCATAAAATTGAAGAAATGCAAAGAAAAAGAGCTGCTGGGAG TTGTTGTAAAGGACAGCGGAATATCAACACTGCGGCTGGACTTGTCAGAAAAGAACCCTGTCGTGGTTGCAAGGTATTTGTGGGAAGAGGCATCGTGA
- the LOC135401316 gene encoding uncharacterized protein LOC135401316, which translates to MEQSEDVDFLALPDEIWSRVLICLEPEDLLSIESVSSRFTRLTFDKTILRRVKFRSGHHMDLPDVRRFFRDTRPLAITVLDFTNCVWLPSSLLEQCIGRCLNLVALKIVNCRLSVLSVYKILVRLKSLESLEWSLFSVAQTSVSTIQKLDMRGPLPVCNLRDMYVELLESTVHVDVLLRILPRCKSLRSLHLHVVGTSIVDYTHLPVPNPLGNLDRLEFFTYTTDIVRGRCPYARRSPVIESADLWRIVFGKARELMQTFCVKATVCGNVTMRLKTPHACSCVQLSDILRGVTSCSELKQVCVTVECPTYLVRAAQLEHWEHVQELAFLSPVPIDQPTFPPGIDLSYGHFFLSLLNRCRNLRELNMTRFHFSAGFNCCKVVAESGLRHLAVLALPACALMSSGGPSPLECFSASHLTELDIRRSVPTAHSICSSCSDPHTCVSEDLVPVAKMKSLLRLTLCNLGNVNTLTFLKGCQVQELRISNLGRKGLCPYNNGLADTLRENKRLASIKLDHPVLPLGSRLLWDALSHAVGLRRVCLMSSSHNDVLDRALVFGAINKLAKLTSLHIHTNAVGVKSFNGMLREVLRLSGRESQFRLHVDSADKLDLDPDTIFSSEQSTLCRTSNFVGFAKPRNRDVSDL; encoded by the coding sequence ATGGAGCAGTCCGAAGACGTCGACTTCCTCGCTCTGCCTGACGAAATATGGTCCCGGGTGTTGATATGTCTAGAGCCCGAAGATCTGCTGTCGATAGAGTCTGTGTCGAGTCGATTCACGCGCCTGACGTTCGACAAGACAATTCTACGAAGGGTGAAATTTCGCAGTGGGCATCATATGGACCTCCCAGATGTCCGTCGTTTTTTCAGGGATACGCGACCTTTGGCGATCACAGTCCTGGACTTCACAAATTGCGTGTGGCTACCATCTAGTCTGCTAGAGCAGTGTATCGGTAGATGTCTCAACCTCGTTGCATTGAAAATTGTGAATTGTCGCCTCAGCGTGCTCTCCGTCTACAAGATTCTTGTGCGTCTCAAGTCGTTGGAGTCATTAGAATGGTCGCTTTTTTCTGTCGCCCAAACGAGCGTCTCAACAATTCAGAAGCTGGACATGAGAGGACCTCTGCCAGTATGTAATCTGCGTGACATGTACGTCGAACTTTTGGAAAGCACCGTGCATGTCGACGTACTGCTCCGCATCCTGCCTCGCTGCAAAAGCCTCAGGTCTCTCCATTTACACGTCGTGGGGACAAGTATCGTCGACTATACCCACCTGCCCGTCCCCAATCCCCTCGGCAACCTGGACAGGCTCGAATTTTTCACTTACACAACGGATATTGTGCGCGGTCGTTGCCCATATGCCAGGAGATCACCAGTCATCGAATCGGCTGACCTCTGGCGAATAGTGTTTGGCAAGGCAAGAGAGCTAATGCAAACCTTTTGCGTGAAGGCAACCGTGTGTGGGAACGTCACCATGCGTCTCAAGACTCCGCACGCGTGCAGTTGCGTGCAGCTGTCCGACATACTCCGCGGCGTTACGAGCTGCTCCGAGTTGAAACAGGTTTGCGTCACGGTGGAGTGCCCCACGTACTTGGTCCGAGCTGCTCAACTTGAGCACTGGGAACACGTTCAGGAACTTGCGTTCCTGTCGCCGGTGCCCATAGACCAGCCGACATTTCCGCCCGGCATCGATCTGAGCTACGGCCACTTCTTCCTCAGCCTCCTAAATCGTTGCCGCAACCTTCGAGAGCTCAACATGACGCGATTTCACTTCTCCGCTGGTTTCAACTGCTGCAAAGTGGTGGCGGAAAGCGGTCTACGCCACTTGGCCGTGCTCGCGCTTCCAGCCTGCGCTCTCATGTCCTCCGGGGGACCGTCTCCCCTCGAATGTTTTTCCGCGTCTCACCTGACGGAGTTGGACATTAGAAGAAGTGTGCCGACTGCTCACAGCATTTGCTCATCCTGCAGTGACCCGCACACCTGTGTTTCGGAGGATCTTGTTCCTGTCGCCAAAATGAAATCTCTCCTCAGGTTGACCCTGTGCAACTTGGGAAACGTTAACACCTTGACGTTCCTCAAAGGATGTCAAGTACAAGAACTCAGAATAAGTAACTTGGGACGTAAGGGTCTGTGTCCCTACAACAACGGACTGGCCGACACCCTGAGGGAAAACAAACGCTTGGCCTCGATCAAGTTAGACCACCCCGTGCTTCCACTGGGTTCTCGGCTGTTATGGGACGCGTTGAGTCACGCTGTCGGCCTTAGAAGGGTATGCCTGATGTCGTCCTCGCACAACGATGTGCTGGACAGGGCCCTCGTGTTTGGGGCGATAAATAAGCTTGCCAAGTTGACCTCTCTGCACATCCACACAAATGCCGTCGGAGTGAAGTCGTTCAACGGTATGCTGCGAGAAGTGCTGCGACTGTCGGGGCGTGAATCGCAGTTCCGACTCCACGTGGATTCTGCGGATAAATTAGATCTGGACCCGGACACGATTTTCTCCTCCGAACAGAGCACACTTTGCCGCACTTCAAATTTTGTGGGCTTCGCCAAACCGAGGAACAGAGATGTTAGCGATTTGTGA
- the LOC135401317 gene encoding uncharacterized protein LOC135401317, which yields MAAPSEIGGKIVHSVSSGRECRKRTTHSKDLLRSEVVSRDEHLLSLLHSTGPPKTFQMKSTLLEKAKVFLPQMEKAEKERLSGKGDDLNIEVEATSDEPMIEMNFALVEAAEDSFSDCTSESESSSSDVEEENAILVDGCKLKLPSRTSSSKISDVNKEPGT from the exons ATGGCGGCTCCCAGTGAAATAGGTGGGAAGATTGTGCATAGCGTTTCCTCAGGTAGAGAATGCCGAAAAAGAACAACCCACTCAAAGGATTTGTTGAGGAGCGAAGTTGTTTCAA GGGACGAACACCTGCTATCCTTGCTGCACTCGACGGGACCCCCGAAGACGTTTCAGATGAAAAGCACTT TGTTGGAGAAGGCGAAGGTGTTTCTCCCACAGATGGAAAAGGCTGAAAAGGAGAGGTTAAGTGGGAAAGGTGATGACTTGAACATTGAAGTAGAGGCCACGTCTGATGAGCCAATGATTGAAATG AACTTTGCACTTGTGGAGGCAGCCGAGGACTCCTTCAGTGATTGCACATCTGAATCTGAAAGCAGCTCATCAGATGTGGAAGAAGAGAATGCGATTTTAGTTGATGGTTGCAAATTGAAATTGCCTTCAAGAACCAGCAGCAGCAAGATCAGTGATGTGAACAAAGAGCCTGGCACATGA